A window of the Synchiropus splendidus isolate RoL2022-P1 chromosome 6, RoL_Sspl_1.0, whole genome shotgun sequence genome harbors these coding sequences:
- the setd5 gene encoding histone-lysine N-methyltransferase SETD5 isoform X5, which produces MSIVIALGVTTPETSYSDMAAGSDPESVEASPAVSEKNYTNQSCGSAQNHGYQGLPYAMQQSPVVCCQDHNYGAPPPPTPPASPLSQTIIPCMDLSGVVRSTRYHETTGDNSADTDSSSSDEHRGLSNWCHCSLTPDGLLIKCDKCRGLNRRKQIDDFRRKTENVSAGESSATESGDDEVSPPTISYTATQHTPTSIKLTVNRVKRSKSKKRKKNTEKVPASTKGKKVKAFREGSRKSMRMKSSTTEANVLDESTAEGWEGRIRQWTDQYEEAMSNQYSADLQTLLQLHLTTSATLAKPENRTVLPTIGNLQASFVSMETIDHAELSCNNTVLGSQMQLQLGRVTRVQKHRKILRAAKNLDPDALIIEYRGKVMLKQQFEANGHFFKKPFPFVLFYSKFSNVEMCVDARTFGNDARFIRRSCTPNAEVRHAIIEGMIHLCICAVTHIPKDAEVTIGFDFEFNSCNYKVDCACHKGNQTCPVQKHNIAPHEGLQNSILPLPSPHIGAETRRRKAWRKELQGCIDGEDKSATDQPQELKDPQKNSDAEQRLVDGLKEEEAEGDEVDGNCETDTCKKTLNALERRRRRMVGTYAKDETVELPGEVANLSGNPHHSAGVGISTRRTTYVMDTPVVKEKTPLTTLPVPVATPKPTRSSKPRPKSRISRYRSSSSQRARRQRQALAQQAAAMTLPLTSVHQGPSHEEEGTQGPYGVEVGLGESLGQDHPTDDGLGCLYKGNLRYPKTKKYLVTEWLNEKLPGGEKLSQEVPVERPLRITTDPTVLATTLNMLPGLSHSSFICTTPRHYVRFGSPFNPERCRPRPLQMDGTYGCFKKRWIKQVESESGLTSCSESTSSLQSISSRSNPNTWSSTDLNAPFKKRTAKYMTETTPAPTERLQCSLSPITPPPTEDTLIPKLQHTCGSLLLNGLVFSPIPSRPASSCNTPLQFENISSPETSPTHQLESISSEPCLQTDLDIPRPQFSEVSVSSSLASPLAMTSDDLSFPEGPSGYDSKNMSSSGFSSLYQVSCPTTDLNIQSRELAFRTEFNLIYTCSPLNANMDAPLASVRQPSHLKECLSPPESFPSSLNYKVLPGSQSDLLYGSNPESGTTSPYTGNPTQRKKVSLLEYRKRKQVSSHDSQAASCSPPGGGPHNHRGTLDTPHHSHHQLHRSLSAHSSSLPEMEKGADPQCRNLWMVPTSVERLREEPRPMEHKLKDTKAPAEKDIDAECSETQAAFVTSAMRSPLLLAADNQAQSEQPSSHQQDSHSPFRGRFSPPSEQGCYPSFTDSHPAAAQHHKAASSSEGAAASGSVPQQSDTNKTRASKSQATQCNSSRRAENPNSSAQTSHNVDLNRQMSGTVPPQAAGSPGHGVLPPLQAGPRLLPAPGAATHPQLVQFQHPNILKGSGVRTQSGSF; this is translated from the exons ATGAGCATAGTAATTGCGCTGGGAGTCACTACACCTGAAACATCGTACTCGGATATGGCTGCGGGATCAGA CCCTGAGTCAGTTGAAGCAAGCCCTGCTGTCAGCGAGAAGAACTACACTAATCAAAGTTGTGGTAGTGCTCAGAATCACGGCTATCAAGGGTTACCATATGCT ATGCAACAGTCTCCCGTTGTATGTTGTCAGGATCACAACTATGGTGCACCCCCCCCTCCCACCCCACCAGCCTCCCCACTATCTCAAACCATCATTCCCTGCATGGACCTCAGTGGTGTGGTACGCAGCACCCGCTATCACGAAACCACAGGGGACAACTCAGCTGACACCGAcagctcctcctctgatgaGCACAGAGGCTTGTCCAACTGGTGTCACTGCAGCTTGACGCCAGATGGTCTGCTTATTAAATGCGATAAATGCAG GGGACTCAACCGGAGGAAACAGATTGATGATTTTCGCAGAAAAACAGAGAATGTTTCAG CTGGTGAAAGCAGCGCAACAGAAAGTGGTGACGATGAAGTGTCACCTCCCACCATCTCCTACACTGCCACCCAGCATACACCCACCAGCATTAAGCTAACGGTCAACAGAGTCAAACGAAGTAAATCCAAAAAGCGGAAGAAGAACACGGAAAAGGTTCCTGCATCCACAAAAGGCAAAAAAGTTAAG GCTTTTCGTGAGGGATCAAGGAAATCGATGAGGATGAAg AGCTCAACAACAGAGGCCAATGTGCTGGATGAAAGTACTGCTGAAGGTTGGGAAGGCAGAATCCGTCAGTGGACTGACCAGTACGAGGAGGCTATGTCCAACCAGTACAGCGCCGACCTACAGACTCTGCTTCAGCTTCACCTCACAACCAGTGCAACACTAGCAAAGCCGGAGAACCGCACTGTTCTTCCAACCATCGGAAACCTTCAAGCTTCCTTTGTTTCTATGGAAACCATTGACCACGCTGAACTGTCCTGTAACAACACAGTGCTGGGCTCACAAATGCAG CTCCAGCTAGGACGAGTAACACGTGTACAAAAGCACAGAAAGATCCTCCGAGCAGCAAAGAACCTGGATCCTGACGCACTGATCATTGAATATCGTGGAAAGGTCATGCTGAAACAACAGTTTGAGGCCAACGGGCATTTCTTCAAAAA gCCCTTCCCTTTTGTGCTGTTTTACTCCAAGTTCTCGAATGTGGAAATGTGTGTTGATGCAAGGACGTTTGGTAACGATGCCCGGTTTATCAGAAGGTCCTGTACACCCAATGCTGAG GTGCGCCATGCGATAATTGAGGGCATGATCCATCTATGTATCTGTGCTGTCACTCATATTCCAAAGGATGCTGAGGTCACGATTGGATTTGACTTTGAATTCAACAGCTG CAATTACAAAGTGGACTGTGCGTGTCACAAGGGCAACCAGACCTGCCCGGTACAGAAGCATAACATTGCACCCCATGAAGGCCTGCAGAACTCCATTCTGCCACTTCCGTCTCCTCATATTGGTGCTGAGACTCGTCGAAGGAAAGCCTGGAGGAAAGAACTGCAAGGTTGCATTGATGGGGAGGACAAGTCAGCCACAGATCAACCTCAGGAGCTGAAAGACCCTCAGAAGAACAGTGATGCTGAG CAAAGGCTCGTGGATGGAttgaaagaagaagaggcagaGGGAGATGAGGTTGATGGAAATTGTGAGACTGATACCTGTAAAAAA ACATTGAATGCCTTAGAGAGACGGCGAAGAAGAATGGTGGGCACGTATGCAAAAGATGAAACCGTTGAATTACCAGGTGAAGTTGCAAATCTGAGTGGGAACCCACACCACTCAGCTGGAGTTGGCATTAGCACCCGCCGTACCACCTACGTCATG GATACACCAGTTGTCAAGGAGAAAACGCCATTAACCacccttcctgttcctgttgcCACCCCCAAACCCACGCGGTCGTCCAAACCTCGCCCCAAAAGCAGAATCTCTCGATACCGCTCTAGCTCCTCTCAGCGTGCCCGGCGGCAACGTCAAGCACTGGCCCAGCAAGCTGCAGCAATGACACTACCACTGACATCGGTTCATCAGGGTCCCAGTCATGAAGAGGAAGGTACTCAGGGTCCATATGGGGTCGAAGTGGGCCTGGGGGAAAGTTTGGGACAGGATCATCCAACTGATGATGGTTTAGGCTGTCTATATAAAGGGAATCTGCGTTACCCCAAAACCAAGAAG TACCTTGTAACTGAGTGGTTGAATGAAAAGCTGCCGGGTGGGGAAAAACTGAGCCAAGAGGTGCCTGTCGAGCGCCCTCTAAGGATAACCACTGACCCTACGGTGCTGGCCACAACCCTTAATATGCTGCCGGGCCTCTCACACTCATCGTTTATTTGCACAACCCCTAGACACTATGTGCGGTTTGGCTCCCCTTTCAACCCAGAGAGATGCAGGCCACGCCCATTGCAAATGGATGGCACCTATGGCTGCTTTAAAAAG AGATGGATCAAGCAGGTTGAAAGTGAAAGTGGTTTAACCAGCTGCTCAGAGTCCACATCCTCTCTGCAAAGCATCAGCAGTAGGTCCAACCCAAACACGTGGTCCAGCA CAGACCTGAATGCACCTTTTAAGAAGCGAACAGCCAAGTATATGACTGAGACAACCCCTGCACCGACAGAGCGTCTTCAGTGCTCTCTGTCACCAATCACCCCTCCTCCCACTGAGGACACGCTCATACCAAAGCTTCAACATACATGTGGGTCTCTGCTGCTCAATGGCCTTGTATTTTCCCCTATTCCCTCACGGCCGGCAAGCAGCTGCAACACACCGCTACAATTTGAA AACATATCATCCCCTGAGACATCCCCTACTCACCAACTGGAGTCCATTTCCTCAGAG ccgTGTCTCCAGACAGACCTTGACATTCCTCGGCCTCAGTTCTCGGAGGTCTCTGTGTCTTCCAGCTTGGCGAGCCCATTGGCCATGACCTCAGATGACCTTTCCTTCCCCGAAGGCCCTTCAGGCTATGACTCGAAGAACATGTCGTCTTCAGGATTCAGTTCTTTGTACCAAGTGTCTTGCCCTACCACAGACCTAAACATTCAAAGCAGGGAGCTGGCCTTCAGGACTGAGTTCAACCTCATATACACCTGCTCACCTCTCAATGCAAATATGGACGCCCCATTGGCATCAGTTCGACAACCCTCTCATTTGAAAGAGTGCTTGTCTCCACCAGAATCCTTCCCCAGCTCTTTGAACTACAAGGTTCTGCCGGGTTCCCAAAGTGACCTTCTGTATGGAAGCAATCCAGAAAGTGGCACGACTTCACCCTATACTGGCAACCCGACACAAAGGAAGAAG GTGTCTTTGCTGGAATATCGTAAGAGGAAGCAAGTTAGCAGCCATGATTCCCAGGCTGCCAGCTGCAGCCCCCCTGGTGGAGGCCCTCACAATCACCGTGGAACCCTGGACACCCCTCACCACTCGCATCACCAACTGCATCGCTCCCTCTCTGCGCATAGCTCCTCCCTGCCAGAGATGGAGAAAGGTGCTGACCCTCAGTGTCGCAACCTGTG GATGGTTCCCACCAGTGTAGAACGTCTAAGGGAAGAGCCCAGACCTATGGAGCACAAGCTCAAAGACACCAAGGCCCCGGCTGAGAAAGACATTG ATGCGGAGTGCTCGGAGACGCAGGCCGCTTTCGTCACTTCCGCCATGAGAAGTCCTCTGCTCTTG GCGGCAGACAACCAGGCGCAGAGTGAGCAGCCATCCAGCCACCAGCAGGACTCTCACTCTCCATTCCGGGGGCGCTTCAGTCCACCCTCTGAACAGGGCTGCTACCCGAGCTTCACTGACTCTCATCCCGCCGCGGCCCAACACCACAAGGCTGCATCTTCTTCAGAGGGCGCCGCTGCGTCGGGATCCGTGCCACAGCAAAGCGACACCAATAAGACCAGGGCAAGTAAGAGCCAAGCCACCCAGTGCAATAGCAGCAGACGTGCAGAAAATCCCAACTCCAGCGCGCAAACATCCCACAACGTAGACTTGAACCGTCAGATGTCTGGGACAGTCCCGCCGCAGGCCGCAGGCAGCCCAGGCCACGGCGTGCTCCCACCGCTGCAGGCCGGTCCCAGGCTCCTGCCAGCTCCTGGAGCAGCCACCCATCCTCAGCTGGTGCAGTTCCAGCACCCCAACATCCTGAAGGGGTCGGGAGTCCGGACGCAGTCAGGTAGCTTTTAG
- the setd5 gene encoding histone-lysine N-methyltransferase SETD5 isoform X2, translating to MSIVIALGVTTPETSYSDMAAGSDPESVEASPAVSEKNYTNQSCGSAQNHGYQGLPYAMQQSPVVCCQDHNYGAPPPPTPPASPLSQTIIPCMDLSGVVRSTRYHETTGDNSADTDSSSSDEHRGLSNWCHCSLTPDGLLIKCDKCRGLNRRKQIDDFRRKTENVSAGESSATESGDDEVSPPTISYTATQHTPTSIKLTVNRVKRSKSKKRKKNTEKVPASTKGKKVKAFREGSRKSMRMKSSTTEANVLDESTAEGWEGRIRQWTDQYEEAMSNQYSADLQTLLQLHLTTSATLAKPENRTVLPTIGNLQASFVSMETIDHAELSCNNTVLGSQMQLQLGRVTRVQKHRKILRAAKNLDPDALIIEYRGKVMLKQQFEANGHFFKKPFPFVLFYSKFSNVEMCVDARTFGNDARFIRRSCTPNAEVRHAIIEGMIHLCICAVTHIPKDAEVTIGFDFEFNSCNYKVDCACHKGNQTCPVQKHNIAPHEGLQNSILPLPSPHIGAETRRRKAWRKELQGCIDGEDKSATDQPQELKDPQKNSDAEQRLVDGLKEEEAEGDEVDGNCETDTCKKTLNALERRRRRMVGTYAKDETVELPGEVANLSGNPHHSAGVGISTRRTTYVMDTPVVKEKTPLTTLPVPVATPKPTRSSKPRPKSRISRYRSSSSQRARRQRQALAQQAAAMTLPLTSVHQGPSHEEEGTQGPYGVEVGLGESLGQDHPTDDGLGCLYKGNLRYPKTKKYLVTEWLNEKLPGGEKLSQEVPVERPLRITTDPTVLATTLNMLPGLSHSSFICTTPRHYVRFGSPFNPERCRPRPLQMDGTYGCFKKRWIKQVESESGLTSCSESTSSLQSISSRSNPNTWSSNLNAPFKKRTAKYMTETTPAPTERLQCSLSPITPPPTEDTLIPKLQHTCGSLLLNGLVFSPIPSRPASSCNTPLQFENISSPETSPTHQLESISSEPCLQTDLDIPRPQFSEVSVSSSLASPLAMTSDDLSFPEGPSGYDSKNMSSSGFSSLYQVSCPTTDLNIQSRELAFRTEFNLIYTCSPLNANMDAPLASVRQPSHLKECLSPPESFPSSLNYKVLPGSQSDLLYGSNPESGTTSPYTGNPTQRKKKSHQHTIGLLTGKPGYEAIAVSSEYQTVQNMVSLLEYRKRKQVSSHDSQAASCSPPGGGPHNHRGTLDTPHHSHHQLHRSLSAHSSSLPEMEKGADPQCRNLWMVPTSVERLREEPRPMEHKLKDTKAPAEKDIDAECSETQAAFVTSAMRSPLLLAADNQAQSEQPSSHQQDSHSPFRGRFSPPSEQGCYPSFTDSHPAAAQHHKAASSSEGAAASGSVPQQSDTNKTRASKSQATQCNSSRRAENPNSSAQTSHNVDLNRQMSGTVPPQAAGSPGHGVLPPLQAGPRLLPAPGAATHPQLVQFQHPNILKGSGVRTQSGSF from the exons ATGAGCATAGTAATTGCGCTGGGAGTCACTACACCTGAAACATCGTACTCGGATATGGCTGCGGGATCAGA CCCTGAGTCAGTTGAAGCAAGCCCTGCTGTCAGCGAGAAGAACTACACTAATCAAAGTTGTGGTAGTGCTCAGAATCACGGCTATCAAGGGTTACCATATGCT ATGCAACAGTCTCCCGTTGTATGTTGTCAGGATCACAACTATGGTGCACCCCCCCCTCCCACCCCACCAGCCTCCCCACTATCTCAAACCATCATTCCCTGCATGGACCTCAGTGGTGTGGTACGCAGCACCCGCTATCACGAAACCACAGGGGACAACTCAGCTGACACCGAcagctcctcctctgatgaGCACAGAGGCTTGTCCAACTGGTGTCACTGCAGCTTGACGCCAGATGGTCTGCTTATTAAATGCGATAAATGCAG GGGACTCAACCGGAGGAAACAGATTGATGATTTTCGCAGAAAAACAGAGAATGTTTCAG CTGGTGAAAGCAGCGCAACAGAAAGTGGTGACGATGAAGTGTCACCTCCCACCATCTCCTACACTGCCACCCAGCATACACCCACCAGCATTAAGCTAACGGTCAACAGAGTCAAACGAAGTAAATCCAAAAAGCGGAAGAAGAACACGGAAAAGGTTCCTGCATCCACAAAAGGCAAAAAAGTTAAG GCTTTTCGTGAGGGATCAAGGAAATCGATGAGGATGAAg AGCTCAACAACAGAGGCCAATGTGCTGGATGAAAGTACTGCTGAAGGTTGGGAAGGCAGAATCCGTCAGTGGACTGACCAGTACGAGGAGGCTATGTCCAACCAGTACAGCGCCGACCTACAGACTCTGCTTCAGCTTCACCTCACAACCAGTGCAACACTAGCAAAGCCGGAGAACCGCACTGTTCTTCCAACCATCGGAAACCTTCAAGCTTCCTTTGTTTCTATGGAAACCATTGACCACGCTGAACTGTCCTGTAACAACACAGTGCTGGGCTCACAAATGCAG CTCCAGCTAGGACGAGTAACACGTGTACAAAAGCACAGAAAGATCCTCCGAGCAGCAAAGAACCTGGATCCTGACGCACTGATCATTGAATATCGTGGAAAGGTCATGCTGAAACAACAGTTTGAGGCCAACGGGCATTTCTTCAAAAA gCCCTTCCCTTTTGTGCTGTTTTACTCCAAGTTCTCGAATGTGGAAATGTGTGTTGATGCAAGGACGTTTGGTAACGATGCCCGGTTTATCAGAAGGTCCTGTACACCCAATGCTGAG GTGCGCCATGCGATAATTGAGGGCATGATCCATCTATGTATCTGTGCTGTCACTCATATTCCAAAGGATGCTGAGGTCACGATTGGATTTGACTTTGAATTCAACAGCTG CAATTACAAAGTGGACTGTGCGTGTCACAAGGGCAACCAGACCTGCCCGGTACAGAAGCATAACATTGCACCCCATGAAGGCCTGCAGAACTCCATTCTGCCACTTCCGTCTCCTCATATTGGTGCTGAGACTCGTCGAAGGAAAGCCTGGAGGAAAGAACTGCAAGGTTGCATTGATGGGGAGGACAAGTCAGCCACAGATCAACCTCAGGAGCTGAAAGACCCTCAGAAGAACAGTGATGCTGAG CAAAGGCTCGTGGATGGAttgaaagaagaagaggcagaGGGAGATGAGGTTGATGGAAATTGTGAGACTGATACCTGTAAAAAA ACATTGAATGCCTTAGAGAGACGGCGAAGAAGAATGGTGGGCACGTATGCAAAAGATGAAACCGTTGAATTACCAGGTGAAGTTGCAAATCTGAGTGGGAACCCACACCACTCAGCTGGAGTTGGCATTAGCACCCGCCGTACCACCTACGTCATG GATACACCAGTTGTCAAGGAGAAAACGCCATTAACCacccttcctgttcctgttgcCACCCCCAAACCCACGCGGTCGTCCAAACCTCGCCCCAAAAGCAGAATCTCTCGATACCGCTCTAGCTCCTCTCAGCGTGCCCGGCGGCAACGTCAAGCACTGGCCCAGCAAGCTGCAGCAATGACACTACCACTGACATCGGTTCATCAGGGTCCCAGTCATGAAGAGGAAGGTACTCAGGGTCCATATGGGGTCGAAGTGGGCCTGGGGGAAAGTTTGGGACAGGATCATCCAACTGATGATGGTTTAGGCTGTCTATATAAAGGGAATCTGCGTTACCCCAAAACCAAGAAG TACCTTGTAACTGAGTGGTTGAATGAAAAGCTGCCGGGTGGGGAAAAACTGAGCCAAGAGGTGCCTGTCGAGCGCCCTCTAAGGATAACCACTGACCCTACGGTGCTGGCCACAACCCTTAATATGCTGCCGGGCCTCTCACACTCATCGTTTATTTGCACAACCCCTAGACACTATGTGCGGTTTGGCTCCCCTTTCAACCCAGAGAGATGCAGGCCACGCCCATTGCAAATGGATGGCACCTATGGCTGCTTTAAAAAG AGATGGATCAAGCAGGTTGAAAGTGAAAGTGGTTTAACCAGCTGCTCAGAGTCCACATCCTCTCTGCAAAGCATCAGCAGTAGGTCCAACCCAAACACGTGGTCCAGCA ACCTGAATGCACCTTTTAAGAAGCGAACAGCCAAGTATATGACTGAGACAACCCCTGCACCGACAGAGCGTCTTCAGTGCTCTCTGTCACCAATCACCCCTCCTCCCACTGAGGACACGCTCATACCAAAGCTTCAACATACATGTGGGTCTCTGCTGCTCAATGGCCTTGTATTTTCCCCTATTCCCTCACGGCCGGCAAGCAGCTGCAACACACCGCTACAATTTGAA AACATATCATCCCCTGAGACATCCCCTACTCACCAACTGGAGTCCATTTCCTCAGAG ccgTGTCTCCAGACAGACCTTGACATTCCTCGGCCTCAGTTCTCGGAGGTCTCTGTGTCTTCCAGCTTGGCGAGCCCATTGGCCATGACCTCAGATGACCTTTCCTTCCCCGAAGGCCCTTCAGGCTATGACTCGAAGAACATGTCGTCTTCAGGATTCAGTTCTTTGTACCAAGTGTCTTGCCCTACCACAGACCTAAACATTCAAAGCAGGGAGCTGGCCTTCAGGACTGAGTTCAACCTCATATACACCTGCTCACCTCTCAATGCAAATATGGACGCCCCATTGGCATCAGTTCGACAACCCTCTCATTTGAAAGAGTGCTTGTCTCCACCAGAATCCTTCCCCAGCTCTTTGAACTACAAGGTTCTGCCGGGTTCCCAAAGTGACCTTCTGTATGGAAGCAATCCAGAAAGTGGCACGACTTCACCCTATACTGGCAACCCGACACAAAGGAAGAAG AAGTCCCACCAGCATACCATTGGTCTGCTGACAGGGAAGCCAGGTTACGAGGCTATAGCAGTAAGCAGTGAATACCAGACCGTACAAAATATG GTGTCTTTGCTGGAATATCGTAAGAGGAAGCAAGTTAGCAGCCATGATTCCCAGGCTGCCAGCTGCAGCCCCCCTGGTGGAGGCCCTCACAATCACCGTGGAACCCTGGACACCCCTCACCACTCGCATCACCAACTGCATCGCTCCCTCTCTGCGCATAGCTCCTCCCTGCCAGAGATGGAGAAAGGTGCTGACCCTCAGTGTCGCAACCTGTG GATGGTTCCCACCAGTGTAGAACGTCTAAGGGAAGAGCCCAGACCTATGGAGCACAAGCTCAAAGACACCAAGGCCCCGGCTGAGAAAGACATTG ATGCGGAGTGCTCGGAGACGCAGGCCGCTTTCGTCACTTCCGCCATGAGAAGTCCTCTGCTCTTG GCGGCAGACAACCAGGCGCAGAGTGAGCAGCCATCCAGCCACCAGCAGGACTCTCACTCTCCATTCCGGGGGCGCTTCAGTCCACCCTCTGAACAGGGCTGCTACCCGAGCTTCACTGACTCTCATCCCGCCGCGGCCCAACACCACAAGGCTGCATCTTCTTCAGAGGGCGCCGCTGCGTCGGGATCCGTGCCACAGCAAAGCGACACCAATAAGACCAGGGCAAGTAAGAGCCAAGCCACCCAGTGCAATAGCAGCAGACGTGCAGAAAATCCCAACTCCAGCGCGCAAACATCCCACAACGTAGACTTGAACCGTCAGATGTCTGGGACAGTCCCGCCGCAGGCCGCAGGCAGCCCAGGCCACGGCGTGCTCCCACCGCTGCAGGCCGGTCCCAGGCTCCTGCCAGCTCCTGGAGCAGCCACCCATCCTCAGCTGGTGCAGTTCCAGCACCCCAACATCCTGAAGGGGTCGGGAGTCCGGACGCAGTCAGGTAGCTTTTAG